The genomic interval GTTGGGTGTGTGGTGTTGTTGCTCTGTGCTGGAGTTGGCGGGTGCTCAGCCAGGATCGCTGCCTACACGCATCTGGGGGGAGGTTTTATCCTATGACATACAAGTATGTGTGTATCTCTTCTGTTTGCTCctgcagttctgtgtgtgtttacatcaggGCCATTAGCCCCTCACTAAAGCGCAAAGTCTGAGGAGTTGCTCTGTCAATAGTGCCAGTTGCTCATCCACCTCCGCCGTGTGCCCAGAGAATTGTTGGCTCTAAAATCATTGTGTCTCACACCATCCTGTCTGTCAGATGGTGGAAGTAAACATGAGCGGAGCTGCTCTGTCATCCACCAGCCTCGTGGATTTAAAAGACATTCACGCTCGACCTTTGTTAATGCGTCCATTGCCATAATGTGAATCTGTGAATCACGTCTGCCAAAGGTCTGGGAAAAAGTGATCGTTTGATTGCAGTGTATTAAAGGGAAACAGACCTGTACCATGATGCACTTTGATGCTTCCACAGATTTAAGATTTTGCTCTTACATCATTAACTTTTACTTTAACTATGCTTAGTATGTTGTCAAAAATACATTTAGGTATAGTATGTCCTGAAAAAGTGTTGTTGTGAACAtcgtgtcatagtatagtatatgataaaaaaaaaaaaaagaaaatatgttttGTATGACGTAGTATTTCTTGGCTAGTAGTTTGTGGTGATCAGCGCCCGTGATGTGTGTCATGAGCTGTGATGGCCTCATTCAGTCCATTGAAAACAGCAGTTTTGACCTGCTCCATTTGTTCGTGTGCTTATATTGGagactttaaaatgaaacatgaaagtCTTTTTTAGGATTTGCAGCTTTTATTATTCGCATCGGGCCACTTTTAATGAGACTTCCACACGTGTATTAGTGTCCTCGTCTATGAGGTGGGTGGGAGGATGCCGGCggatttcctcctctccctttgaTGCATGTGATCTGTATGAACATCTGTGTGGAACTCTTTTGGCTTTTTAGGcagatgctcagtgtccacGGTCAACCTGCCCAAACATGTGGACTCAGTTATAAACAAGCGACTCTCCAAGTCCTCGGCCACGCTCTGGAACTCCCCCAGCAGAAGTAAGGAAGCACCTGGAatgtcccccccccctctgtgaaTGTGTCCATCACTCCGCCGCTGCCCATGATTCAGAATGCGTCTGTCATTGTGTTCTGATTTATTTTCAGTCGTGTCCTCCCCTTTCTGACAGAGTCCATCCGCTGTGCTTGATGTTGAGAGCTGGCCTATTTTCATTTTCCAAAACCACTACAGgttctgttttgttctgcagAATGTGGCTTTGGCTCTTTGTTTGACATGCGCTGCATGCTCACAGTTCACTATGGCTTCTCCGTATCGTATTGTTCCTTGTTTTACTGTCCTTGGGATGGTCTGATAAAGACCATTTCATTCCTGGTGTTTGCCCAGTCAAATGGAccattctgtgtttttcattttcatcacttGTCCTAAATGTTGTATTGATTGATGGGTGTGGTTTATATGTGGCGTCTTTAAATCAGCATTAGCATTCTGGTTGAAATGAGTGCGGGTGTCTTGCATAGGTCTGGAGTTAACTAGGTCATGCTGTGCTCCTGCTACTGGGGAGAAACTTCAGTTTCAAAAACAGTGCGATTAGAGTGAGTCAGCATTTATGTGAAGATAATGTATTCCTGCCTGAAGCAGGTactgctcctctgtgctgctgcaaaTATAGCTGCTTTTACCTCTACACACCTTGTGAGCCTTCAGTATAACCTCCATGTCATTCTGCACCTCACAGCCAAAAGAGGAAGTTTCTCCCCAAAATAAATAGATAATTCTCCACTGCTTGTGGTTATAAATAACTGACTCGATGTCTAGACAAGCCTTTCAAAAACAGTGTTCTGGGTGGTACCCGCACAGCCCAAGGCTCCTGTAGACACATTTACTGGGTTTATTTTCCTCCTTTCTGGGTGGTACTAAGGAGCCTTAATAGATCGGGTCTTTATAGCTTCTAAAAACATCATGTAAAGCTTTCTCTTTATTTGCCCCTGGTATATTCTATtcaaatcagttttatttactgtatatagcaCCAATTAGAGAGACAAGAACAAGCAAGAACAtaacgcaggcaggatggttggaccagtaactatGGAGACACAGCGTAGTCTGATGATACATGTAGAcgaggacagagagaaagtgaaaagcaaaactagaagaaaaacagagacaaaaaagTTAGTCACATGTAGAACCATGGTGGCAGGTTGATGGTTGGTGTTTAAAGGAAGTCCCCCAGCATCTACATCTATAGCAGCtgaactaagagatggttcagcGTGACCTGAACCTGAATGTTACTGACCAAGCAAAGAACCCTGCAGGACGGGATAATCTCATAGATTTGTCATTATCATGAACAaatcttttaaatgaaaaatattaGGTGCATTCAACCATCAGGAGTCACTTTAAAATGTATCTTCCTTCAGATTTAATCATCTGGGGAACTACATTCTGAGCATGACTAAAAAGTAAATGAGTGTGTTTTCCTCCCCACCTGCAGCCCGCAGCCTCGCTCTGAGCCCATGGGAGAGCAGCATCGTCGACCGTCTGATGACGCCAACGCTGTCGTTCCTCGCCAGAAGCCGCAGCGCTGCCAGCGTTCTTAGCAACGGCAAAGATGGCCGTGAGTTGTTCTCAGTCATTTGGCATCTGTCTCTCAGGACCGTCCTTTGCTGTTTAAACTGGGCTGAGGTTAATCTCATCACCTTCGTCCTCAGACTCTCTTCTGTGCCCTCGTTCAGCCTCCGCCAGCCCCCTCACTCTGTGCACCCACCAGCCCCACCACCGCTGCGCCGAGCGCTGGAGGGTGACGTCGAGCTCGCCAGACATCACCCAGCGCCAACACAGGCGCAGCTCCACGCCTGTAAGTCACTGAGCTTTTATAGGCATTACATGGATGAGGATGAGCTGATTCTGTCAAGAGATCTCCCAAAAGCAGCACATGGCTAATAAGCAGCTAATGAACAGCTGACGCTGAGTGAGGATCTTTGCAAGAATCGACATCCATCCACAAACGCGATTAGCGACCACTCTGTGTCTTTTTTCCATACTTGTATGTAACTACGTATAACAATCTCCCTAATGTATTTGTGTTATTGTCTAACAGATGGataaaaataagaaagaaaagaaagacaaagaacgagagaatgagaaagagaaaagtgcCCTGGCGAAAGAGAAGGTTCTCAAGAAAAGGCAGTCCCTgcccagtatgagacacaggcCTGAGCTGAGGTAACATATTTAAGACCCTTTTATTAATTGCAATTTAAAGACTCGGGGAAACATTCCAAAAGTCCCAAAGGAATATAACATCTGTTGGATTGTCAATCAATTACCAGAACAGTCAGACTAAGCCTGAAACATGTATTAttacatttgaataatttaataaGCTATGTTGATTTAAAGGGAGTTCTGCAATGTCATAAAGTCATAATGATTAAGATTCAATCATGAAATGCAGCTCAATAACGAAGGTCAGATTAAAGTATGATGAAAATGAATCAGCTGAAACACATATGAtcaaacctctctctctctaagtACAAAAATAACATCACTAGGTTACCCTCAGATCCCCTGACCCACAGCTATCTCATGCACTCGCTAAGCCTCAGTATTGAGTAAGGATCCCTGGATGAGTGCTCATTTCCTGTCCTACCCTGAGGCCTCGGGAATAACTGACATCCATGACAAAAAGGATGAAACTGAAGTTTACAAAGAGGCACCAAAGTGCTTGGCAGAGCTGTGTGTGCCAGAGGGCTGGATGGAAAACAAGTTATTCAGCATAATGGATGTGTTTCCCTGAGTATTTCTGGGATGCTGACTGAGGGTGATGCGGTTTTCAGGGTGTTGTTTTGCAAGAATtgtgtgttctgttgtttttattgtatttctgcACAGCAATAATTGAATTTATTCCTCTTCCAGTCCTAGTCCTTTATCAAGACAGCGGCCGTCATCCCCGGCCACACCCAGGAACAGAACTGCCTCTCCCAGCCCTGCGGCCTCGCCCAAGCCTCCTTCAGCACGCGGAAGCCCGTCGACCCCGAAGGCTCGGCCCAAAAGAGCAAGGACCCCTGCCAGGGTGGACCCCCGGACCTCGTCTCCAGCACCGctggagagagtgaaggagccTCGTCAGCCCGCCACCCCAGAGGAGAGAAAGGGTGAGTCCAATACAAGCCATGTTAGAGTAGTGTATGGCTGCCCAGGGTTACAGTTGAAATTTAAATtcctcctggaaaaaaaaacataataaggTGTATTTTGATTATTAGTGTTATTAGATTGAATGTCCTACATTCTGACTCATCCTGCCACAGTAAAGAATCTACTGGAAAAGGGACAAGCTGAAAAATGAGCCAATGAGTTAGACGCTGCACTAATCAGCCATAATTATGTAATTATGAGCTAGCTATGGGTGTTCATGGTTGTCAGCTGCTGAGTACAGAATTTCAATGTCTCCTCGTTTCTGTGCCTTTGATGCTTGATGTGGTGCTTTCTCACAGACTCGCATTAAAGACCTGCTTCCATTCTGTGTTAAGGTTcacctgtgcttcctgctgctgtagtGTCCTCGGCCGCTGCCTCGCCCCATGCCCCGAGCACGCCGGTCACAACAGCAGCCACTTCCTCCTCACTTGAGCCGGTCCCCACGGCCCCATCTGTGCCCGCGGCGTCGCCTGCACCGTCGCCATCAGCCAAGCCCATGGCAGGCACCAACAACCCAGAGGAGGCGGCTCGCATCCTGGCAGAGAAGCGCAGACAGGCccgagagcagagggagagggaggagcaggagcgccgtgaacagcaggagaaagagaggtACCATTGAAACGCATGGGGGCACATATGATGATGTATGTTATCAGATTTCATGCTTGTTTGTATAAGACTTACTGACTACAGCCTGTCACATCCACCACTGTGACTTCCTTTTGGTACTTGGATGTAAAATTGTTATAATTTTCTTAAATCATTTACAGTGTAGAATCAGTAGAGACAAAATCAACATTTACAATCAAGCGCTTGGCACATGGTCCTATGCTTCTCCAACTTAGGATCTTGAGAGAGGAGCGGCTAGTGAGGGAGGCCGAGGAGAGGCAGCGCCGGGAGGAGGAAGCCAGGGCCATGgccgaggagcagaggaggagggacgaaGAGCAGcgcctgaaggaggaggaggaggccaaggagAGGGCCATagccgagcaggaggagaacctTCGCCTGCAAAGACAGGTACGCTGGTGAAGGCAGGCGTCACTGTGAGGTCATTGGTACAAGAACGATTCATTTAGTGGAGTGAATGATAAAAATGATCGTATTTGTTCATCTTAATTTTCCACCTGTAACACAAATCAGCAGGCTCATTAAATGCTCCCTTAACTAGGACTTATTCTTTGACACCCCCTTGTGGTCTTTCTCAGATGTGAGATTACTGGTTGAACATGATCCAAATATAATTATGCAAAGTACTTAAAATAAAAGTCCTTGTGGGTCTGTTGTTGAAAATAGACCTTTTTGGCTCTGAGGCACAGGAAAATATCTCTTTTGAGGTTGTAAACAATAATTGCTGAGCGCAACCACACCCTTGTTATGCAAAAGCATGTCATTTTGGCTAAAGTTTGTTTTCTTCCCCCTTCTGCCGCCGTTAAAATTGTGCTTGGATTTGCGCCCGCATGCATTTCAGAAAGAAGAGGCTGAGGCTAAAGCCCgtgaggaggcggagaagcagCGCCTCGAGAGGGAGAAACATTtccagaaggaggagcaggagaggctggagaggaaaagggTAAGGCAGCACCCCCATCACTGTTCTCCCAGTCAGGTTTCAACatttccattattattatttaaaaacagaaatgtccTCAGTtccttttgaaaaacaaacattagaGATAGAAACAACCATCTTAAATTCAGTAATCTATTTACAATAAGCTCCGTTTTCCCTGTGGAGCTCTTCTATTCCAGGTTTTTTTCTGTGGTCTGTCTTTCACCAGGACAAAAGCAGCC from Betta splendens chromosome 16, fBetSpl5.4, whole genome shotgun sequence carries:
- the map7d1a gene encoding MAP7 domain-containing protein 1a isoform X8, whose protein sequence is MLTSRLCLEIEGVSPCDLLLTTGNVLPAEGGGGLACFGPATSSGTTLLHPGPGKRDFSTPSQDLKTDPARPDPEGESCPPKADGAQRTASPAKREAHRRQATPAKSDLIPRPPGSPASPAPRSKRDLMKSEERQKLAKERREEKTKYLEELSKSQAAKKSQWLEKEEKARQLREQQLEERRRKLEEQRVKAEKRRSALEERQKLKLEKNKERYEAAIHRSTKKTWAEIRQQRWSWAGALNQSNQKEARSLALSPWESSIVDRLMTPTLSFLARSRSAASVLSNGKDGPSASPLTLCTHQPHHRCAERWRVTSSSPDITQRQHRRSSTPMDKNKKEKKDKERENEKEKSALAKEKVLKKRQSLPSMRHRPELSPSPLSRQRPSSPATPRNRTASPSPAASPKPPSARGSPSTPKARPKRARTPARVDPRTSSPAPLERVKEPRQPATPEERKGSPVLPAAVVSSAAASPHAPSTPVTTAATSSSLEPVPTAPSVPAASPAPSPSAKPMAGTNNPEEAARILAEKRRQAREQREREEQERREQQEKERILREERLVREAEERQRREEEARAMAEEQRRRDEEQRLKEEEEAKERAIAEQEENLRLQRQKEEAEAKAREEAEKQRLEREKHFQKEEQERLERKRRLEEIMKRTRKTDGGDKKDTKSSTLAHVSDKDAESSKASVDYQAMPEVTVPYNKTENGRESPSAQVVNGVQPVRHENGLPAKEDTAHFADILHLTNRGNTTNGARDQPETDMDGEPIISFDNEETFMRKTGPMKPQHVAEVL
- the map7d1a gene encoding MAP7 domain-containing protein 1a isoform X1 gives rise to the protein MLTSRLCLEIEGVSPCDLLLTTGNVLPAEGGGGLACFGPATSSGTTLLHPGPGKRDFSTPSQDLKTDPARPDPEGESCPPKADGAQRTASPAKREAHRRQATPAKSDLIPRPPGSPASPAPRSKRDLMKSEERQKLAKERREEKTKYLEELSKSQAAKKSQWLEKEEKARQLREQQLEERRRKLEEQRVKAEKRRSALEERQKLKLEKNKERYEAAIHRSTKKTWAEIRQQRWSWAGALNQSNQKEGRCSVSTVNLPKHVDSVINKRLSKSSATLWNSPSRTRSLALSPWESSIVDRLMTPTLSFLARSRSAASVLSNGKDGHSLLCPRSASASPLTLCTHQPHHRCAERWRVTSSSPDITQRQHRRSSTPMDKNKKEKKDKERENEKEKSALAKEKVLKKRQSLPSMRHRPELSPSPLSRQRPSSPATPRNRTASPSPAASPKPPSARGSPSTPKARPKRARTPARVDPRTSSPAPLERVKEPRQPATPEERKGSPVLPAAVVSSAAASPHAPSTPVTTAATSSSLEPVPTAPSVPAASPAPSPSAKPMAGTNNPEEAARILAEKRRQAREQREREEQERREQQEKERILREERLVREAEERQRREEEARAMAEEQRRRDEEQRLKEEEEAKERAIAEQEENLRLQRQKEEAEAKAREEAEKQRLEREKHFQKEEQERLERKRRLEEIMKRTRKTDGGDKKDTKSSTLAHVSDKDAESSKASVDYQAMPEVTVPYNKTENGRESPSAQVVNGVQPVRHENGLPAKEDTAHFADILHLTNRGNTTNGARDQPETDMDGEPIISFDNEETFMRKTGPMKPQHVAEVL
- the map7d1a gene encoding MAP7 domain-containing protein 1a isoform X4 produces the protein MLTSRLCLEIEGVSPCDLLLTTGNVLPAEGGGGLACFGPATSSGTTLLHPGPGKRDFSTPSQDLKTDPARPDPEGESCPPKADGAQRTASPAKREAHRRQATPAKSDLIPRPPGSPASPAPRSKRDLMKSEERQKLAKERREEKTKYLEELSKSQAAKKSQWLEKEEKARQLREQQLEERRRKLEEQRVKAEKRRSALEERQKLKLEKNKERYEAAIHRSTKKTWAEIRQQRWSWAGALNQSNQKEGRCSVSTVNLPKHVDSVINKRLSKSSATLWNSPSRTRSLALSPWESSIVDRLMTPTLSFLARSRSAASVLSNGKDGHSLLCPRSASASPLTLCTHQPHHRCAERWRVTSSSPDITQRQHRRSSTPMDKNKKEKKDKERENEKEKSALAKEKVLKKRQSLPSMRHRPELSPSPLSRQRPSSPATPRNRTASPSPAASPKPPSARGSPSTPKARPKRARTPARVDPRTSSPAPLERVKEPRQPATPEERKVSSAAASPHAPSTPVTTAATSSSLEPVPTAPSVPAASPAPSPSAKPMAGTNNPEEAARILAEKRRQAREQREREEQERREQQEKERILREERLVREAEERQRREEEARAMAEEQRRRDEEQRLKEEEEAKERAIAEQEENLRLQRQKEEAEAKAREEAEKQRLEREKHFQKEEQERLERKRRLEEIMKRTRKTDGGDKKDTKSSTLAHVSDKDAESSKASVDYQAMPEVTVPYNKTENGRESPSAQVVNGVQPVRHENGLPAKEDTAHFADILHLTNRGNTTNGARDQPETDMDGEPIISFDNEETFMRKTGPMKPQHVAEVL
- the map7d1a gene encoding MAP7 domain-containing protein 1a isoform X2, whose product is MLTSRLCLEIEGVSPCDLLLTTGNVLPAEGGGGLACFGPATSSGTTLLHPGPGKRDFSTPSQDLKTDPARPDPEGESCPPKADGAQRTASPAKREAHRRQATPAKSDLIPRPPGSPASPAPRSKRDLMKSEERQKLAKERREEKTKYLAAKKSQWLEKEEKARQLREQQLEERRRKLEEQRVKAEKRRSALEERQKLKLEKNKERYEAAIHRSTKKTWAEIRQQRWSWAGALNQSNQKEGRCSVSTVNLPKHVDSVINKRLSKSSATLWNSPSRTRSLALSPWESSIVDRLMTPTLSFLARSRSAASVLSNGKDGHSLLCPRSASASPLTLCTHQPHHRCAERWRVTSSSPDITQRQHRRSSTPMDKNKKEKKDKERENEKEKSALAKEKVLKKRQSLPSMRHRPELSPSPLSRQRPSSPATPRNRTASPSPAASPKPPSARGSPSTPKARPKRARTPARVDPRTSSPAPLERVKEPRQPATPEERKGSPVLPAAVVSSAAASPHAPSTPVTTAATSSSLEPVPTAPSVPAASPAPSPSAKPMAGTNNPEEAARILAEKRRQAREQREREEQERREQQEKERILREERLVREAEERQRREEEARAMAEEQRRRDEEQRLKEEEEAKERAIAEQEENLRLQRQKEEAEAKAREEAEKQRLEREKHFQKEEQERLERKRRLEEIMKRTRKTDGGDKKDTKSSTLAHVSDKDAESSKASVDYQAMPEVTVPYNKTENGRESPSAQVVNGVQPVRHENGLPAKEDTAHFADILHLTNRGNTTNGARDQPETDMDGEPIISFDNEETFMRKTGPMKPQHVAEVL
- the map7d1a gene encoding MAP7 domain-containing protein 1a isoform X5 encodes the protein MNKRAPSEDISAEMEETLRAGATSPSQDLKTDPARPDPEGESCPPKADGAQRTASPAKREAHRRQATPAKSDLIPRPPGSPASPAPRSKRDLMKSEERQKLAKERREEKTKYLEELSKSQAAKKSQWLEKEEKARQLREQQLEERRRKLEEQRVKAEKRRSALEERQKLKLEKNKERYEAAIHRSTKKTWAEIRQQRWSWAGALNQSNQKEGRCSVSTVNLPKHVDSVINKRLSKSSATLWNSPSRTRSLALSPWESSIVDRLMTPTLSFLARSRSAASVLSNGKDGHSLLCPRSASASPLTLCTHQPHHRCAERWRVTSSSPDITQRQHRRSSTPMDKNKKEKKDKERENEKEKSALAKEKVLKKRQSLPSMRHRPELSPSPLSRQRPSSPATPRNRTASPSPAASPKPPSARGSPSTPKARPKRARTPARVDPRTSSPAPLERVKEPRQPATPEERKGSPVLPAAVVSSAAASPHAPSTPVTTAATSSSLEPVPTAPSVPAASPAPSPSAKPMAGTNNPEEAARILAEKRRQAREQREREEQERREQQEKERILREERLVREAEERQRREEEARAMAEEQRRRDEEQRLKEEEEAKERAIAEQEENLRLQRQKEEAEAKAREEAEKQRLEREKHFQKEEQERLERKRRLEEIMKRTRKTDGGDKKDTKSSTLAHVSDKDAESSKASVDYQAMPEVTVPYNKTENGRESPSAQVVNGVQPVRHENGLPAKEDTAHFADILHLTNRGNTTNGARDQPETDMDGEPIISFDNEETFMRKTGPMKPQHVAEVL
- the map7d1a gene encoding MAP7 domain-containing protein 1a isoform X3; amino-acid sequence: MLTSRLCLEIEGVSPCDLLLTTGNVLPAEGGGGLACFGPATSSGTTLLHPGPGKRDFSTPSQDLKTDPARPDPEGESCPPKADGAQRTASPAKREAHRRQATPAKSDLIPRPPGSPASPAPRSKRDLMKSEERQKLAKERREEKTKYLEELSKSQAAKKSQWLEKEEKARQLREQQLEERRRKLEEQRVKAEKRRSALEERQKLKLEKNKERYEAAIHRSTKKTWAEIRQQRWSWAGALNQSNQKEGRCSVSTVNLPKHVDSVINKRLSKSSATLWNSPSRTRSLALSPWESSIVDRLMTPTLSFLARSRSAASVLSNGKDGPSASPLTLCTHQPHHRCAERWRVTSSSPDITQRQHRRSSTPMDKNKKEKKDKERENEKEKSALAKEKVLKKRQSLPSMRHRPELSPSPLSRQRPSSPATPRNRTASPSPAASPKPPSARGSPSTPKARPKRARTPARVDPRTSSPAPLERVKEPRQPATPEERKGSPVLPAAVVSSAAASPHAPSTPVTTAATSSSLEPVPTAPSVPAASPAPSPSAKPMAGTNNPEEAARILAEKRRQAREQREREEQERREQQEKERILREERLVREAEERQRREEEARAMAEEQRRRDEEQRLKEEEEAKERAIAEQEENLRLQRQKEEAEAKAREEAEKQRLEREKHFQKEEQERLERKRRLEEIMKRTRKTDGGDKKDTKSSTLAHVSDKDAESSKASVDYQAMPEVTVPYNKTENGRESPSAQVVNGVQPVRHENGLPAKEDTAHFADILHLTNRGNTTNGARDQPETDMDGEPIISFDNEETFMRKTGPMKPQHVAEVL
- the map7d1a gene encoding MAP7 domain-containing protein 1a isoform X6 — translated: MLTSRLCLEIEGVSPCDLLLTTGNVLPAEGGGGLACFGPATSSGTTLLHPGPGKRDFSTPSQDLKTDPARPDPEGESCPPKADGAQRTASPAKREAHRRQATPAKSDLIPRPPGSPASPAPRSKRDLMKSEERQKLAKERREEKTKYLEELSKSQAAKKSQWLEKEEKARQLREQQLEERRRKLEEQRVKAEKRRSALEERQKLKLEKNKERYEAAIHRSTKKTWAEIRQQRWSWAGALNQSNQKEARSLALSPWESSIVDRLMTPTLSFLARSRSAASVLSNGKDGHSLLCPRSASASPLTLCTHQPHHRCAERWRVTSSSPDITQRQHRRSSTPMDKNKKEKKDKERENEKEKSALAKEKVLKKRQSLPSMRHRPELSPSPLSRQRPSSPATPRNRTASPSPAASPKPPSARGSPSTPKARPKRARTPARVDPRTSSPAPLERVKEPRQPATPEERKGSPVLPAAVVSSAAASPHAPSTPVTTAATSSSLEPVPTAPSVPAASPAPSPSAKPMAGTNNPEEAARILAEKRRQAREQREREEQERREQQEKERILREERLVREAEERQRREEEARAMAEEQRRRDEEQRLKEEEEAKERAIAEQEENLRLQRQKEEAEAKAREEAEKQRLEREKHFQKEEQERLERKRRLEEIMKRTRKTDGGDKKDTKSSTLAHVSDKDAESSKASVDYQAMPEVTVPYNKTENGRESPSAQVVNGVQPVRHENGLPAKEDTAHFADILHLTNRGNTTNGARDQPETDMDGEPIISFDNEETFMRKTGPMKPQHVAEVL
- the map7d1a gene encoding MAP7 domain-containing protein 1a isoform X7, which encodes MLTSRLCLEIEGVSPCDLLLTTGNVLPAEGGGGLACFGPATSSGTTLLHPGPGKRDFSTPSQDLKTDPARPDPEGESCPPKADGAQRTASPAKREAHRRQATPAKSDLIPRPPGSPASPAPRSKRDLMKSEERQKLAKERREEKTKYLAAKKSQWLEKEEKARQLREQQLEERRRKLEEQRVKAEKRRSALEERQKLKLEKNKERYEAAIHRSTKKTWAEIRQQRWSWAGALNQSNQKEARSLALSPWESSIVDRLMTPTLSFLARSRSAASVLSNGKDGHSLLCPRSASASPLTLCTHQPHHRCAERWRVTSSSPDITQRQHRRSSTPMDKNKKEKKDKERENEKEKSALAKEKVLKKRQSLPSMRHRPELSPSPLSRQRPSSPATPRNRTASPSPAASPKPPSARGSPSTPKARPKRARTPARVDPRTSSPAPLERVKEPRQPATPEERKGSPVLPAAVVSSAAASPHAPSTPVTTAATSSSLEPVPTAPSVPAASPAPSPSAKPMAGTNNPEEAARILAEKRRQAREQREREEQERREQQEKERILREERLVREAEERQRREEEARAMAEEQRRRDEEQRLKEEEEAKERAIAEQEENLRLQRQKEEAEAKAREEAEKQRLEREKHFQKEEQERLERKRRLEEIMKRTRKTDGGDKKDTKSSTLAHVSDKDAESSKASVDYQAMPEVTVPYNKTENGRESPSAQVVNGVQPVRHENGLPAKEDTAHFADILHLTNRGNTTNGARDQPETDMDGEPIISFDNEETFMRKTGPMKPQHVAEVL